The following coding sequences lie in one Manis pentadactyla isolate mManPen7 chromosome 19, mManPen7.hap1, whole genome shotgun sequence genomic window:
- the ARHGEF2 gene encoding rho guanine nucleotide exchange factor 2 isoform X7, whose translation MKEAKDARYTNGHLFTTISVSGMTMCYACNKSITAKEALICPTCNVTIHNRCKDTLANCTKVKQKQQKAALLKNNTALQSVSLRSKATIRERPSSAIYPSDSFRQSLLGSRRGRSSLSLAKSVSTTNIAGHFNDESPLGLRRILSQSTDSLNMRNRTLSVESLIDEGAEVIYNELMSDFEMDEKDFAADSWSLAVDSSFLQQQKKEVMKQQDVIYELIQTELHHVRTLKIMTRLFRTGMLEELQLEPGVVQGLFPCVDELSDIHTRFLSQLLERRRQALCPGSTRNFVIHRLGDLLISQFSGPSAEQMRKTYSEFCSRHTKALKLYKELYARDKRFQQFIRKVTRSAVLKRHGVQECILLVTQRITKYPVLINRILQHSHGIEEERQDLTAALGLVKELLSNVDQDVHELEKGARLQEIYNRMDPRAQTPVPGKGPFGREELLRRKLIHDGCLLWKTATGRFKDVLMLLMTDVLLFLQEKDQKYIFPALDKPSVVSLQNLIVRDIANQEKGMFLISAAPPEMYEVHTASRDDRSTWIRVIQQSVRICPSREDFPLIETEDEAYLRRIKMELQQKDRALVELLQEKVGLFAEMAHFQVEEDGSSGTPLPTLPRGLFRSESLESPRGERLLLDAIREVEGLKDLLMGPGVELLLTPREPALPMEADSSGTTSPGVTANGEARTFNGSIELCRADSDSSQKDRNGNQLRSPQEEALQRLVNLYGLLHGLQAAVAQQDTLMEARFPEGPERREKLSRTNSRDGEAGRAGATPAAPEKQATELALLQRQHALLQEELRRCRRLGEERATEAGSLEARLRESEQARALLEREAEEARRQLAALGQTEPLPAEAPWARRPLDPRRRSLPAGDALYLSFTPPQPSRGHDRLDLPVTVRSVHRPFEDRERQELGSPDERLQDSSDPDTGSEEEGSGRLSPPHSPRDFTRMQDIPEETESRDGEPGASES comes from the exons ATGAAGGAAGCCAAGGATGCCCGGTATACCAACGGGCATCTCTTCACTACCATCTCCGTTTCGGGCATGACCATGTGCTATGCCTGTAACAAGAGCATCACAGCCAAGGAAGCCCTCATCTGCCCAA cctgcAATGTGACTATCCACAACCGCTGTAAAGACACCCTCGCCAACTGTACCAAGGTCAAGCAGAAG CAACAGAAAGCTGCCCTGCTGAAGAACAACACTGCCCTGCAGTCTGTTTCACTTCGCAGTAAGG CCACCATCCGGGAGCGGCCCAGCTCTGCCATCTACCCCTCTGACAGCTTCCGGcagtccctgctgggctcccgcCGCGGCCGCTCCTCCTTGTCTTTAGCCAAGAGTGTTTCCACCACCAACATTGCTGG ACACTTCAATGATGAGTCTCCCCTGGGGCTGCGCCGGATCCTCTCCCAGTCCACAGATTCCCTCAACATGCGGAACCGAACCCTGTCAGTGGAGTCCCTCATTGACGAAG GTGCAGAGGTGATCTACAATGAGCTGATGAGTGACTTCGAGATGgatgagaaggactttgcagcTGATTCCTGGAGCCTGGCTGTGGACAGCAGCTTCTTACAGCAGCAAAAAAAGGAGGTGATGAAACAGCAGGATGTCATCTATG AGCTAATTCAGACGGAGCTGCACCATGTACGGACACTGAAGATCATGACCCGCCTCTTCCGCACAGGGATGCTGGAAGAGCTACAGCTGGAGCCGGGAGTGGTCCAGGGCCTGTTCCCCTGTGTGGATGAGCTCAGCGACATCCATACACGCTTCCTTAGCCAGCTGTTAGAACGCCGGCGCCAGGCCCTATGCCCTGGCAGCACCCGGAACTTTGTCATCCATCGCTTGGGTGACCTGCTCAtcagccag TTCTCAGGTCCCAGTGCAGAGCAGATGCGTAAGACCTACTCAGAGTTCTGCAGCCGCCACACCAAGGCCTTAAAGCTCTATAAGGAGCTATATGCCCGAGACAAACGCTTCCAGCAATTCATCCGG AAAGTGACCCGCTCGGCTGTGCTGAAGCGGCATGGGGTACAGGAGTGCATCCTGCTGGTGACGCAGCGCATCACCAAGTACCCAGTGCTCATCAACCGGATCCTGCAGCATTCCCATG GGATTGAGGAGGAGCGCCAGGACCTGACGGCAGCCCTGGGGCTGGTGAAGGAGTTGTTGTCCAACGTGGACCAGGATGTGCACGAGCTGGAGAAGGGGGCCCGCCTGCAGGAGATCTACAACCGCATGGACCCTCGGGCCCAGACCCCAGTGCCCGGCAAGGGCCCCTTTGGCCGAGAGGAGCTTCTGCGGCGCAAACTTATCCATGATGGTTGCCTACTCTGGAAGACCGCAACTGGCCGGTTCAAAG ATGTGCTAATGCTGCTGATGACAGATGTGCTGCTGTTCCTCCAGGAGAAGGACCAGAAGTACATCTTTCCTGCCCTG GACAAGCCCTCGGTGGTGTCACTGCAGAATCTAATCGTACGGGACATCGCCAACCAGGAGAAAGGGATGTTTCTGATCAGTGCGGCCCCGCCTGAAATGTATGAGGTCCACACGGCATCCAGGGATGACCGGAGCACCTGGATCAGAGTCATTCAGCAGAGTGTgcgcat ATGCCCATCCAGGGAGGACTTCCCCCTGATTGAGACGGAGGACGAAGCTTATCTGCGGCGAATCAAGA TGGAGCTGCAGCAGAAAGACCGGGCTTTGGTGGAGCTGCTGCAAGAGAAGGTTGGGCTGTTTGCCGAGATGGCGCATTTCCAGGTGGAAGAGGATGGCAGCAGTGGGACGCCCCTGCCTACCCTGCCCAGGGGCCTTTTCCGCTCTGAGTCCCTTGAGTCCCCGCGTGGTGAGCGGCTGCTGCTGGATGCCATCCGTGAGG TGGAGGGCCTGAAGGACCTGCTCATGGGGCCTGGAGTGGAGCTGCTCTTGACACCGCGGGAACCAGCCTTGCCGATGGAAGCAGACAGCAGTGGCACCACAAGTCCTGGGGTCACTGCCA ATGGTGAGGCCAGAACCTTCAATGGCTCAATTGAGCTCTGCCGAGCTGACTCAGACTCCAGCCAGAAG GATCGAAATGGAAATCAGCTGAGATCTCCTCAGGAG GAAGCGTTACAGCGATTGGTCAATCTCTACGGGCTTCTGCATGGCCTGCAG GcggctgtggcccagcaggacacGCTGATGGAAGCCCGGTTTCCCGAGGGCCCCGAGCGGCGGGAGAAGCTGTCCAGAACCAACTCTCGGGATGGGGAGGCTGGCAGAGCTGGGGCTACCCCTGCGGCTCCTGAAAAGCAGGCCACGGAACTGGCGTTACTGCAGCGGCAACACGCGCTGTTGCAGGAGGAGCTGCGGCGCTGCCGGCGGCTGGGTGAGGAGCGGGCGACTGAGGCTGGCAGCCTGGAAGCCCGGCTCCGGGAAAGCGAACAGGCCCGGGCTCTGCTGGAGCGGGAGGCCGAAGAGGCTCGCAGGCAGCTGGCCGCCTTGGGCCAGACCGAACCGCTCCCAGCCGAGGCCCCCTGGGCCCGCAGGCCTCTGGATCCTCGGCGCCGTAGCCTCCCTGCAGGCGATGCCCTGTACTTGAGTTTCACCCCGCCACAG CCCAGCCGAGGCCACGACCGCCTGGACTTGCCTGTGACTGTCCGCTCCGTCCATCGACCCTTTGAGGACCGAGAGAGGCAGGAGCTGGGCAGCCCTGACGAGCGGCTGCAAGATAGCAGTGACCCTGACACCGGCAGCGAGGAGGAAGGCAGCGGCCGTCTCTCTCCGCCCCACAGTCCACGAG ATTTCACCCGAATGCAGGACATCCCAGAAGAGACAGAGAGTCGTGATGGGGAGCCTGGAGCTTCAGAGAGTTAA